In one window of Chloroflexota bacterium DNA:
- the ftsH gene encoding ATP-dependent zinc metalloprotease FtsH, giving the protein MALLWTYLMDSDAGPAYTYSNLLADAQAGKVETITQDGITLTIKLEGTAEPKTTVVPSDNINVYTEVCAATGTNPGTSCPIEYEAVIPSATGGIIFSLISILLPVLIIGAFFIFMMRQAQGTNNQAMSFGKSRARMFLGSKTVITFADVAGVEEAKQELTEVVEFLKYPEKFNALGARIPRGVLLVGPPGTGKTLLARAVAGEAGVPFFSISGSEFVEMFVGVGASRVRDLFEQAKRNSPCIVFVDEIDAVGRQRGAGLGGSHDEREQTLNQILVEMDGFDTNTNVIVVAATNRPDVLDPALLRPGRFDRQVVLDRPDIRGRREILDVHVKGKPLDKTVDLDDLARRSPGFSGADLANLVNEAAILAARRNKKTITQPEFTESVDRVIAGPERRSRIITEAEQRIIAYHEGGHAVVQRVLPKCDPVTKVTIISRGMALGYTMSLPTEDRYLHSKSEFEDKLAGMLGGHVSEEIVFGDTTTGASNDIEKATGLARAMVTQYGMSETLGPLAFGKKDEMIFLGREISEQRNYSDEVAAKIDAEVRAIIDRASERARQALTEHRAVLDRLAALLVEKETIEAAEFEALWDGILPPRDLGGPKPSESAPVDELPEVVGGEEKAAPRRRRGPAPQPA; this is encoded by the coding sequence ATGGCCCTGCTGTGGACCTACCTCATGGACTCCGACGCCGGGCCGGCCTACACCTACAGCAACCTGCTGGCCGATGCTCAGGCGGGCAAGGTCGAGACCATCACCCAGGACGGCATCACGCTGACCATCAAACTGGAGGGCACCGCCGAGCCTAAGACGACGGTCGTGCCGTCAGACAACATCAACGTCTACACGGAGGTGTGCGCGGCCACCGGAACCAACCCCGGCACGTCGTGCCCCATCGAGTATGAAGCGGTGATCCCGAGCGCCACGGGCGGGATCATCTTCTCCCTGATCTCGATCCTCCTGCCGGTCCTAATCATCGGCGCGTTCTTCATCTTCATGATGCGCCAGGCCCAGGGCACCAACAACCAGGCCATGAGCTTCGGCAAGAGTCGGGCCCGCATGTTCCTGGGCAGCAAGACGGTGATCACCTTCGCCGACGTGGCGGGGGTTGAGGAGGCCAAGCAGGAGCTGACCGAGGTGGTCGAGTTCCTGAAGTACCCCGAGAAGTTCAACGCGCTCGGGGCCCGAATCCCGCGCGGCGTGCTGCTGGTCGGCCCGCCCGGCACCGGCAAGACGCTCCTGGCCCGGGCCGTGGCCGGCGAGGCCGGTGTCCCGTTCTTCTCGATCTCGGGGTCGGAGTTCGTCGAGATGTTCGTTGGCGTGGGTGCCAGCCGGGTGCGCGACCTGTTCGAGCAGGCCAAGCGCAACTCGCCCTGCATCGTGTTCGTCGACGAGATCGACGCGGTCGGGCGCCAGCGCGGCGCGGGGCTCGGCGGCTCGCACGATGAGCGGGAACAGACCCTGAACCAGATCCTCGTCGAGATGGATGGCTTTGACACGAACACCAACGTCATCGTGGTGGCCGCCACCAACCGGCCCGACGTCCTCGACCCGGCACTCCTGCGCCCGGGCCGCTTCGACCGCCAGGTGGTGCTCGACCGGCCCGACATCAGAGGCCGCCGCGAGATCCTCGACGTCCACGTCAAGGGCAAGCCCCTGGACAAGACGGTCGACCTGGACGACCTCGCGCGCCGCTCCCCGGGCTTCTCGGGCGCGGATCTCGCCAACCTGGTCAACGAGGCCGCCATCCTGGCGGCCCGCCGCAACAAGAAGACGATCACCCAGCCGGAGTTCACCGAGTCTGTGGATCGTGTGATCGCCGGCCCGGAGCGGCGGAGCCGGATCATCACCGAGGCTGAGCAGAGGATCATCGCGTATCACGAGGGCGGGCACGCCGTCGTCCAGCGGGTGCTCCCCAAGTGCGATCCGGTCACCAAGGTGACCATCATCTCCCGCGGGATGGCCCTGGGCTACACGATGAGCCTCCCCACCGAGGACCGATACCTCCACAGCAAGTCCGAGTTTGAGGACAAGCTGGCCGGGATGCTGGGCGGCCATGTCTCCGAGGAGATCGTGTTCGGCGACACGACCACGGGGGCGAGCAACGACATCGAGAAAGCCACTGGACTGGCGCGAGCGATGGTCACCCAGTACGGGATGAGCGAAACCCTCGGCCCGCTGGCATTCGGCAAGAAGGACGAGATGATCTTCCTGGGCCGGGAGATCTCCGAGCAGCGCAATTACTCCGACGAGGTGGCGGCCAAGATCGACGCCGAAGTGCGAGCCATCATCGACCGCGCCTCGGAGCGTGCCCGGCAGGCGCTCACCGAGCATCGCGCGGTGCTCGACCGGCTGGCCGCCTTGCTCGTGGAGAAGGAAACCATCGAGGCAGCGGAGTTCGAGGCCCTGTGGGATGGGATCCTCCCGCCACGCGACCTGGGCGGCCCGAAGCCGTCCGAATCGGCGCCGGTGGACGAACTCCCCGAAGTGGTGGGCGGCGAGGAGAAGGCGGCGCCGCGCCGCCGACGCGGCCCCGCACCCCAGCCCGCCTAG